The proteins below are encoded in one region of Pseudonocardia sp. DSM 110487:
- a CDS encoding beta-ketoacyl synthase, protein MNRRVVITGMGVRTPGGNGVKEFWDLLSAGRTATRRISFFDPSPYRSQVAGEADFNPEFEGLSARDVRRMDRASQFAVVCAREAVEDSGIDVGALDPHRVGVSLGSAVAAATSLEREYLVLSDSGRHWLVDDAWLSPHMFDYLVPSVMPAEVAWTVGAEGPVAMVSNGCTSGLDSVGHARQLIQEGSADVVLAGASDTPITPIVVACFDAIKATTPRNDDPEHASRPFDGSRNGFVLAEGAAMFVLEDLDHALARGAHVYAEITGYATRCNAYHMTGLKPDGREMAEAIRVALDESRLDPTAVDYVNAHGSGTKQNDRHETAAFKRSLGDHAYRTPVSSIKSMVGHSLGAIGSIEIAASALAIEHCVVPPTANLHTPDPECDLDYVPRTARERQVDTVLSVGSGFGGFQSAMVLRRMDSGRVKGAHR, encoded by the coding sequence ATGAATCGCCGCGTTGTCATCACTGGTATGGGAGTCCGCACGCCGGGCGGAAACGGCGTGAAGGAGTTCTGGGACCTGCTGTCGGCAGGCCGCACGGCCACTCGCCGGATCTCGTTCTTCGACCCGTCCCCGTACCGTTCCCAGGTCGCAGGCGAGGCCGATTTCAACCCCGAGTTCGAGGGCCTGTCCGCGCGGGACGTGCGCCGGATGGACCGGGCGTCCCAGTTCGCCGTGGTGTGCGCCAGGGAGGCCGTCGAGGACAGCGGGATCGACGTCGGAGCGCTCGACCCGCACCGGGTCGGCGTCAGCCTCGGCAGCGCGGTGGCCGCCGCGACGAGCCTGGAGCGGGAGTACCTCGTGCTGTCCGACAGCGGCCGGCACTGGCTGGTGGACGACGCGTGGCTGTCGCCGCACATGTTCGACTACCTGGTGCCGAGCGTGATGCCGGCCGAGGTCGCGTGGACGGTCGGCGCAGAGGGCCCGGTGGCCATGGTGTCCAACGGGTGCACGTCAGGGCTCGACTCGGTGGGCCACGCTCGGCAGCTGATCCAGGAGGGCAGCGCCGACGTCGTGCTGGCCGGCGCGTCGGACACCCCGATCACGCCGATCGTGGTCGCCTGCTTCGACGCGATCAAGGCAACCACACCGCGCAACGACGATCCCGAACACGCCTCCCGGCCGTTCGACGGCTCGCGCAACGGGTTCGTCCTCGCCGAGGGCGCCGCGATGTTCGTGCTGGAGGACCTCGACCACGCCCTCGCCCGCGGCGCGCACGTCTACGCCGAGATCACCGGCTACGCCACGCGCTGCAACGCCTACCACATGACCGGCCTCAAGCCGGACGGCCGCGAGATGGCCGAGGCGATCCGGGTGGCGCTGGATGAGTCGCGGCTCGATCCGACCGCGGTCGACTACGTCAACGCGCACGGCTCGGGCACCAAGCAGAACGACCGGCACGAGACCGCCGCCTTCAAGCGCAGCCTCGGCGACCACGCATACCGCACGCCCGTCAGCTCGATCAAGTCGATGGTCGGGCACTCGCTCGGTGCCATCGGATCGATCGAAATCGCGGCGTCGGCGCTCGCGATCGAGCACTGCGTCGTTCCGCCGACGGCCAACCTGCACACCCCCGACCCCGAGTGCGACCTCGACTACGTGCCCCGCACCGCGCGGGAACGGCAGGTCGACACGGTGCTGAGCGTGGGCAGCGGCTTCGGGGGCTTCCAGAGCGCCATGGTGCTGCGTCGGATGGACTCGGGCCGCGTGAAGGGGGCCCACCGATGA
- a CDS encoding ketosynthase chain-length factor: MRDRVIVTGIGVIAPNGLGLEPYWQATLEGTSGIGTITRFDSSRYPARLAGQITGFDAEELLPSRLLPQTDVSTRYGLVAADWAISDAKLEPGGLVDYDMGIVTSNACGGFEFTHREFHKLWSQGPEQVSVYESFAWFYAVNTGQISIRHKMRGPSSALVAEQAGGLDAIGHARRTIRRGTPLVVTGGVDSALDPWGWVSQLSSGRVSRAPDPLRAYLPFDASACGYLPGEGGAILVLESAQGAQRRGRNHAYGEITGYASTFDPPPGSGRPSGLRRAAELAIEDAGVSPDAIDVVFADAAGVPELDSAEAEAIRGIFGPGHVPVTAPKTLTGRLYSGGGPLDVVSALMAIRDGVIPHTAGTTAVPAEYGIDLVTGSPLTARVSTALVLARGRWGFNSAVVVSESVA; this comes from the coding sequence ATGAGGGACCGCGTCATCGTCACCGGGATCGGCGTCATCGCGCCGAACGGCCTCGGGCTCGAGCCCTACTGGCAGGCGACCCTCGAGGGAACCAGCGGCATCGGCACGATCACGCGGTTCGACTCCTCCCGCTACCCGGCCCGGCTGGCGGGTCAGATCACCGGCTTCGACGCCGAGGAGCTGCTGCCCAGCCGGCTGCTGCCCCAGACCGACGTGTCCACGCGGTACGGGCTGGTGGCCGCCGACTGGGCCATCTCGGACGCGAAGCTCGAGCCGGGTGGGCTGGTCGACTACGACATGGGCATCGTCACGTCCAACGCCTGCGGCGGCTTCGAGTTCACCCACCGCGAGTTCCACAAACTCTGGTCGCAGGGGCCCGAGCAGGTCAGCGTCTACGAGTCGTTCGCCTGGTTCTACGCGGTCAACACCGGCCAGATCTCGATCCGCCACAAGATGCGTGGGCCGAGCAGCGCGCTCGTCGCCGAGCAGGCGGGCGGACTCGACGCGATCGGCCACGCCCGGCGCACGATCCGGCGCGGGACACCGCTCGTCGTCACCGGCGGCGTCGACTCGGCGCTCGACCCGTGGGGCTGGGTGTCCCAGCTCTCGAGCGGACGGGTCAGCCGGGCCCCCGACCCGCTGCGCGCCTACCTCCCGTTCGATGCGAGCGCGTGCGGTTACCTGCCGGGCGAGGGCGGCGCGATCCTGGTGCTGGAGAGCGCGCAGGGCGCGCAGCGGCGCGGCCGCAACCACGCGTACGGCGAGATCACCGGCTACGCGTCCACGTTCGACCCGCCGCCCGGCTCGGGACGCCCCTCCGGCCTGCGGCGCGCCGCGGAGCTGGCCATCGAGGACGCCGGGGTCTCCCCGGACGCGATCGACGTCGTGTTCGCCGACGCGGCAGGCGTTCCGGAGCTCGACTCCGCAGAGGCGGAGGCGATCCGGGGGATCTTCGGGCCCGGCCACGTCCCGGTGACGGCGCCGAAGACGCTGACCGGCCGGCTCTACTCCGGTGGCGGGCCGCTCGACGTCGTGAGCGCGCTCATGGCGATCCGCGACGGCGTCATCCCGCACACCGCGGGCACCACGGCCGTCCCGGCCGAGTACGGGATCGACCTCGTCACCGGCAGCCCGCTGACGGCGCGGGTCTCGACCGCGCTCGTCCTCGCACGGGGCCGGTGGGGGTTCAACTCCGCCGTCGTCGTGTCCGAGTCCGTCGCCTGA
- a CDS encoding acyl carrier protein, protein MIMTIDDLRTILVACAGESDGPLDGDIRDVDFDELGYDSLALMETAARIRSDFGVTIPDERIAELRTPREILDLVNG, encoded by the coding sequence ATGATCATGACGATCGACGACCTCCGCACGATCCTCGTCGCCTGCGCGGGCGAGTCCGACGGCCCGCTCGACGGTGACATCCGCGACGTCGACTTCGACGAGCTCGGCTACGACTCACTCGCCCTGATGGAGACGGCCGCACGGATCAGGAGCGACTTCGGGGTGACCATCCCGGACGAGCGGATCGCCGAGCTGCGCACGCCCCGCGAGATCCTCGACCTGGTGAACGGCTGA
- a CDS encoding aromatase/cyclase encodes MVIHTEHSVAVSAAPDVLFDLIGDVTRWPAIFGPTVHVEHMHRAPGTERFQLWALAGDEVKTWVSRRTLDGVRRHVTFEQERTQAPIASMSGSWTFHPAGGGTEVVLTHDFTAVDAAHEDRLTSIVDSNSNRELAALRRVAEIGHPVADVVVTFEDEIPLDGSAEDAYVFIDRSDLWPQRLPHVARVRLLDPQPGVQDMEMETTTADGGTHTTRSIRLCFPSDRIVYKQLVPPELLLGHSGSWHLRKGEDGDVATARHTVVINPDAVAKVLGPDRTLADAREFVRGALGANSRTTMAHASAYAGQLAVLGGPS; translated from the coding sequence ATGGTGATCCACACCGAGCACTCCGTCGCGGTGTCGGCGGCACCCGATGTGCTGTTCGACCTGATCGGCGACGTCACCCGGTGGCCGGCGATCTTCGGGCCGACGGTCCACGTCGAGCACATGCACCGCGCACCGGGAACGGAACGCTTCCAGCTCTGGGCGCTCGCGGGGGACGAGGTCAAGACCTGGGTCTCGCGCCGCACCCTCGACGGCGTCCGGCGGCACGTCACGTTCGAGCAGGAACGTACGCAGGCGCCGATCGCGTCCATGTCCGGCTCGTGGACCTTCCACCCGGCGGGCGGCGGCACCGAGGTCGTGCTCACGCACGACTTCACCGCCGTCGACGCGGCGCACGAGGACCGGCTCACCTCGATCGTCGACAGCAACAGCAACCGCGAGCTCGCCGCGCTCCGCAGGGTCGCCGAGATCGGGCATCCCGTCGCCGACGTCGTCGTGACCTTCGAGGACGAGATCCCGCTCGACGGTTCGGCGGAGGACGCCTACGTGTTCATCGACCGGTCCGACCTCTGGCCGCAGCGCCTCCCCCACGTGGCGCGGGTCCGCCTGCTGGACCCGCAGCCGGGCGTGCAGGACATGGAGATGGAGACGACCACGGCTGACGGCGGTACGCACACCACGCGGTCGATCCGGCTGTGCTTCCCGTCCGACCGGATCGTCTACAAGCAGCTCGTCCCACCGGAGCTGCTGCTCGGGCACAGCGGGTCGTGGCACCTGCGCAAGGGCGAGGACGGTGACGTGGCGACCGCGCGGCACACGGTCGTCATCAACCCGGACGCGGTCGCGAAGGTCCTCGGCCCGGACCGCACGCTCGCCGACGCCCGGGAGTTCGTGCGGGGCGCGCTGGGTGCGAACAGCCGGACGACCATGGCCCACGCGAGCGCCTACGCGGGGCAGCTCGCCGTACTGGGCGGGCCGTCTTGA
- a CDS encoding MBL fold metallo-hydrolase: MTATAAATERTVEVADGVHAYLQEPGGWCVSNAGIVVGDDGAVVIDTLATERRAALLRTTVDELCPASRRIVVNTHHHGDHIFGNHLYGPEATIVAHDGARAEMRETGLALTRLWPDVEWGDVRVTLPTVTFTDRLALTVGGRRIELIGVAPAHTTNDVVAWIPDDRVLFAGDVALAGSTPFTLMGSISGSIVAVERLRRIGPRTIVCGHGPVAGPEVLDETIEYLRWIQRLADAGVRKGRTPLEVARDADGRFSHLLDPERIVGNLHRAYAEIEGGPPARPLDVIGIFGEMVEFNEGRLPTCLA; the protein is encoded by the coding sequence TTGACGGCAACGGCCGCGGCGACCGAGCGGACCGTCGAGGTCGCCGACGGCGTCCACGCCTACCTGCAGGAACCCGGCGGGTGGTGCGTGAGCAACGCCGGGATCGTGGTGGGCGACGACGGGGCGGTCGTGATCGACACGCTGGCCACGGAGCGCCGCGCGGCCCTGCTCCGCACAACGGTCGACGAGCTGTGCCCCGCATCCCGCCGGATCGTCGTCAACACCCACCACCACGGCGACCACATCTTCGGCAACCACCTCTACGGGCCGGAGGCGACGATCGTCGCCCACGACGGGGCGCGCGCCGAGATGCGCGAGACCGGGCTGGCCCTCACCCGGCTGTGGCCGGACGTCGAATGGGGCGACGTGCGGGTGACGCTGCCGACCGTCACGTTCACCGACCGGCTGGCCCTCACCGTCGGCGGCAGGCGGATCGAGCTGATCGGGGTGGCCCCGGCGCACACCACCAACGACGTGGTCGCGTGGATCCCCGACGACCGGGTCCTGTTCGCCGGGGACGTCGCGCTCGCCGGCAGCACGCCGTTCACGCTGATGGGCTCGATCAGCGGCAGCATCGTCGCGGTCGAGCGGCTGCGCAGGATCGGCCCGCGCACGATCGTGTGCGGCCACGGTCCCGTCGCTGGGCCCGAGGTGCTCGACGAGACGATCGAGTACCTGCGCTGGATCCAGAGGCTCGCCGACGCGGGAGTGCGGAAGGGCCGGACGCCGCTCGAGGTCGCCCGCGACGCCGACGGGCGGTTCTCGCACCTGCTGGACCCCGAGCGGATCGTCGGCAACCTCCACCGGGCGTACGCCGAGATCGAGGGCGGACCACCGGCCCGGCCGCTCGACGTGATCGGGATCTTCGGGGAGATGGTCGAGTTCAACGAGGGACGGCTGCCCACATGTCTCGCATGA
- a CDS encoding flavin reductase family protein: MSRMTSLAVEPALFRDAMARFPSGVVVATTRDDAGEAHGFTASSFCSVSADPPLVLLCLAISATCHPVFARCRRFAISILHAGQVEHAVRFATKGAPKFTDLDLTSTVNGQPALTGALVTLDCAVEDRHRAGDHTIIVGHVQHVVLGDDRPVTVYHGRAFHTLP; encoded by the coding sequence ATGTCTCGCATGACGTCCCTCGCCGTCGAGCCGGCCCTGTTCCGCGACGCGATGGCACGCTTCCCGTCCGGGGTGGTCGTCGCCACCACCCGCGACGATGCGGGCGAGGCGCACGGCTTCACCGCCAGCTCGTTCTGCTCGGTCTCGGCCGACCCGCCGCTCGTGCTCCTGTGCCTCGCGATCTCGGCCACCTGCCACCCGGTCTTCGCCCGGTGCCGCCGCTTCGCGATCAGCATCCTGCACGCCGGGCAGGTCGAGCACGCCGTCCGGTTCGCGACGAAGGGCGCGCCGAAGTTCACGGACCTCGACCTCACGAGCACCGTGAACGGCCAACCCGCGCTCACCGGCGCACTCGTGACGCTCGACTGCGCCGTGGAGGACCGGCATCGGGCAGGCGACCACACGATCATCGTCGGACACGTGCAGCACGTCGTGCTCGGCGACGACCGGCCGGTCACCGTCTACCACGGCAGGGCGTTCCACACGCTGCCATGA
- a CDS encoding serine hydrolase: MRRIRIGVPLVVVLAMAACSPEPSREPVAEFLSQTLPDGPGGTVVAGRGERIVHCEGFGMADREERIAATCDTAYDVMSISKQFTAAAILKLEMTGELRVTDPISTHLGPVPGDKRGITLHHLLTHTAGLVEALGDDYAVLSRDAMLAEALASTPLSAPGAEFRYSNVGYSVLAAIVEKVSGLGYEQFMARYLFAPAGMTSTGYVLPRWERDQVAVEYDAGGASRGRPDERPWAADGPYWNLRGNGGLLSTARDMFRWHRALTGDTVLSASARAKLFAPSVPVPDSAESYAYGWGIVDAEDGRIAFHDGGNDWALATYARSVDDSPDDAVMTFWVSNHAYREPGWNLEDMATGLTLGILERVRSQPS, from the coding sequence ATGCGCCGGATCCGCATCGGTGTGCCGCTGGTGGTCGTGCTGGCGATGGCCGCGTGCTCCCCGGAGCCTTCGCGCGAACCCGTCGCCGAGTTCCTCTCCCAGACGTTGCCGGACGGCCCCGGCGGCACGGTCGTCGCCGGGCGCGGTGAACGGATCGTCCACTGCGAGGGCTTCGGCATGGCGGATCGCGAGGAGCGGATCGCGGCGACCTGCGACACCGCGTACGACGTCATGTCGATCAGCAAGCAGTTCACCGCGGCCGCGATCCTGAAGCTGGAGATGACGGGCGAGCTGCGGGTGACCGATCCGATCAGCACCCATCTCGGGCCGGTTCCCGGCGACAAGCGGGGGATCACCCTGCACCACCTGCTCACGCACACGGCGGGCCTCGTGGAAGCGCTCGGTGACGACTACGCGGTGCTGTCCCGCGACGCCATGCTGGCCGAGGCGCTGGCCTCGACGCCGCTGTCGGCTCCGGGGGCGGAGTTCCGCTACTCCAACGTCGGCTACAGCGTGCTCGCCGCAATCGTCGAGAAGGTCTCCGGGCTCGGCTACGAGCAGTTCATGGCGAGGTACCTGTTCGCCCCGGCAGGCATGACGAGCACCGGATACGTGCTGCCCCGATGGGAACGCGACCAGGTGGCCGTTGAGTACGACGCCGGCGGCGCGAGCCGCGGCCGGCCGGACGAGCGGCCGTGGGCAGCGGACGGCCCGTACTGGAACCTGCGCGGCAACGGCGGCCTCCTGTCCACCGCACGCGACATGTTCCGCTGGCACCGTGCTCTCACCGGCGACACCGTTCTCTCGGCGAGCGCGCGGGCGAAGCTCTTCGCCCCGAGCGTTCCCGTCCCTGACTCCGCCGAGTCGTACGCGTACGGCTGGGGCATCGTCGACGCGGAGGACGGGCGGATCGCATTTCACGACGGGGGCAACGACTGGGCGCTCGCGACCTACGCGCGATCCGTCGACGACTCCCCGGACGACGCCGTGATGACGTTCTGGGTCAGCAACCACGCCTACCGGGAACCAGGCTGGAACCTCGAGGACATGGCGACGGGACTGACGCTCGGCATCCTTGAGCGCGTCCGCTCGCAGCCCTCATGA